Proteins encoded together in one Impatiens glandulifera chromosome 1, dImpGla2.1, whole genome shotgun sequence window:
- the LOC124921715 gene encoding uncharacterized protein LOC124921715, whose translation MARNINSKNPKIKSEKKMEDLSSMVMALEQATLMAKQLPVTVDPSQIHQIYSSLHSANQQLSSFLSFHQSPLPPPTAVGEPMQVGDDDAENEQNSKATIDGVEEQMKECFIQNKRPKRTLSPSAAATAEHQRRKLYDHEFTKIGSSSSGFDPHRTRLRSLELIYQFHG comes from the coding sequence ATGGCAAGAAATATCAATTCCAAGAATCCAAAAATCAAATCAGAGAAAAAGATGGAAGATCTGTCATCAATGGTGATGGCTTTAGAACAAGCAACCCTAATGGCAAAACAATTACCGGTCACCGTCGACCCATCTCAGATCCATCAAATCTATTCATCTCTTCACTCAGCAAATCAACAACTTTCTTCTTTCCTCTCCTTTCATCAATCGCCGCTGCCGCCGCCTACCGCCGTCGGAGAGCCGATGCAAGTAGGAGATGATGATGCAGAAAACGAACAGAATTCCAAAGCCACCATTGATGGCGTTGAAGAACAGATGAAAGAATGCTTCATTCAGAACAAACGACCTAAAAGAACACTCTCCCCATCTGCCGCCGCCACCGCCGAGCACCAGCGCCGCAAATTATACGATCATGAATTCACCAAGAtcggttcttcttcttctggaTTCGACCCTCATCGGACAAGGTTAAGATCCCTTGAACTCATCTATCAATTCCATGGCTAA